GGCCCGGAGAACATCTTCCTCAGCAAGCCGGAGAATGGCGTCTACCACGTCATGGTCGAACACTGGGGCAGCGGCAGCCCGGAGTCCGACGGGCGGCTCGTCCTCAACGTGGCCGGAAAGGTGACGGTGCTCGACATCCAGAATCTGCCGTCGAGGACCGTCTGGCGCGCGGCCACCATCACCTGGCCCGGTGGCGTGGTGACCCCGTCCACCGAGAAGTACGACTGCTCCGGAACCTGGAGCAGCGGCTGCGAGGCCGCGCTGCCGTAGCGGGACGTGCCGCTACTTCGCAATCCACGCCGCGAAGCGCTTGTCGAGGATCGCCGTCGCCTTGTCGACGGCGTCCCAGGTGTCGTCATCGAGCTTGGGCTCGTCGTGACCGTACGGGCCCGCGCGCTTTCCGAACACCTTCTTGAGGTCGGCTGTAATCCACAGATTGTTCATGTTGTGGAACCAGCGCCACGCCATCTCGCGGAGCCCCGGCGCATCGCGGAGGTGGTCACTCCAGAGGCCGCGCGGAAGCGCCTGCTTCACGAACTCCGACCCCTTTGCCTTGCGCGCTGCGACTGCCGCGAGCAGCTCGCGGTGCGCCGGGAACCGCGAGCTGTCCAACAGGCCTCGGGTCGCGGCATAGCCGACGAAGAGCCCTGTCGTCACGTCGGGATACCGCATCAGCGCACCCGCGCTCTTCACGGCGAGGGTGACGGAGACGGACTCGTCGAACTCGACCTGGAGCTCAACGTGCCCCGCGGTGTCGAGCGCGTAGGACCAGTCGGCGACGGTGAGTTCATCCTCGTCAGCGAAGGCGGCACTGCGCCCGGTGGGCGGGCCGAGCAGCTTCGTGACCTCCGCCTCCGAGGTCGCCTTCCACGGCACCCCCAGGACGTCCTCGCCAAGCTTCGACCGCACCCACGCGAAGGAGAGGTAGGGGATGAACGTCTTCGCGGTCTTGGGAACCTGCGGAAAGGCCTCGTTCAGGACTTCATGCGAGAAGACGAGCTCGACGCCGTGCTTCGCGGCCTCCACGTTCACCGAGTCATTGTTCTCGCTGGTCGATGGCGGCACCTTCTTGCCGAGCACCCCTGTCACATAGGCGATGACCTCGGGGTCGTCCGCGCGTCTTCCAAGCAGTGACGCCAGTTGCTGCGTCTTCGGACCGAGCTTCTTCATCAGCGCCGTTGGCGCGGCCCTGGGCGCAGCGGCCACGGGCGCTGCCGCAGGGGAAGCAACCGCGGCGTCGCCGTCGAGCCAGGCTGCGAAATCAAAGGACTTCGCCTTCGGCACCTTGACCTTCTTCGCCTTCAGCCACGCGGCCAGCGCTTCTCGTCCGGAGGCTCCGTCCTCGTCGTCGAGGTCATCGACCTCCGTTTCGCCCGTGGACCACAGCGTCAGGAACTCCTCGAGGCTGTTCGCGACGGTACGCGCCTCGCCCTCCGAACCCAGCAGCGCTACCGCGGGCGGAGCCTTGGCTCCGGTGTTCACGAGCGCGAGCAGCGAGCCGTCAGGAAGACTCAGGAACGCGAAGGCGTCACGGCGAAGCCGGGCTGCCTTGTCTGGATTCCACTCCTTCGGAATGGCCTGGGCTTCGAGCGCATCGAACCAGCCCAGCGTTCCATGCGTCTGCTTGCCAACCCAGCCGCCGACGTCCTTGAGCAACGTCGGAATCTCATGACCCTTGGGAGCCGCGGAGAGCTTGACCGTGTATTTCGCCATTCACGGCAGCTTCCGCCAGATTCGCGAGGTCGCAAACACGATTCGGGTCGAGCTCCATCGCCTCGCCGCCCCCTGCTCTACCGGGGCACCGAGCCGCTCGCGGCCACGGCTGTTCCCGCCAGCCCCGAAGCTCCCAGCTGTTCGAGGAGTGAGCGCAAGTCGTAATAGAAGCGCTCACCTGCCATCAGCCCGTCTCGGAAGGTGATGAAGACCGCCAGCCGCAGCTCCACCGGTCTCCCGGTAGCGGCGAGGCCCTGGAAGTCTCCCACGTGCCGTCCGACGTAGCGGGCCTCCGCGATGAGTGTTCCGTCCTCGGTCCAGTACTTGCGTTCTCCCTTCACCACCACGTCGAACGCGCTCCACCATTCGGCGTAGTACGCCTCCGCGCCCGCGCGGCCGTGGTAGGTCCGGCCGAGTGCGACATCCTCGAAGATGCACGTCTCGTGCACTGTTTCGAGCGTCTCCCTCATCAGGTGCTGGTTCTCCGCCTCGACATGGCGCCTGACGAGCAGCTCATGCCCGCGCCTGAGTGCCTCCGCGCCTTGGACGTGTTGAAGCTCCTGCATGGCAACCTCCCGGGACTGCGTAATGGACCCGGTGAGCATGTGGAGGAAGAGGTACAGTCAGAAGGTCCATTCAGGACCTTTCTACTGGTCCACTTCCGCTCATGCCCAGGCGCGCCACGACCTACCTTCCGCCGCTGGAGCGGCCCCTGCGGGCACGGACGCGCCAGCGCGATCTATACGAGCTCCTGCGGGCGGCCATCCTGGACCGTCGCCTTCGCCCCGGCACCCGGGTGCCGTCCACGCGCGAACTGGCGCGTG
The genomic region above belongs to Pyxidicoccus trucidator and contains:
- a CDS encoding ester cyclase; this translates as MQELQHVQGAEALRRGHELLVRRHVEAENQHLMRETLETVHETCIFEDVALGRTYHGRAGAEAYYAEWWSAFDVVVKGERKYWTEDGTLIAEARYVGRHVGDFQGLAATGRPVELRLAVFITFRDGLMAGERFYYDLRSLLEQLGASGLAGTAVAASGSVPR